The Magnetococcus marinus MC-1 genome contains the following window.
GGTGAAACCAAAAATTAATTGATCATGCATTGAAAATACTTAAAGGAATGTTTTTTCTATTGCCAGCTAGGGTGCAAATAGAGATACTAACCCTGCAACTAAGCGTTAACGGGCACAAGCCCCCCCGGAGGTTCACGGGTGGGGGCAGTGAGAAGGCCGGGACTTTGAGCAGTATGAGTTGTACCTATCCGTAGCTGTAGCTGTAACAAACGTTGTAGTAGCCGTAACTGTGACAGACGTTGTAGTAGCGTTAGCTGTAACCGTGTTGTAGTAGCCGTAGCTGTACCGTGTGTAACTTGACCCGTCCCGGTCAATAACGTTAGCGGCGAGGGAGCCTCAGTATCAAGCCGGTGCGCGGCGGATGCGGACGCCCGCCAGCCCAGTGAATGGACCCCCAGGCCCCGGCCGAGTAGGCAACGGACCGCCCCCTGGAGCGTACCGGCAGTCTTATGGATGTTCTGCGAAGAGTAGTCCACAAGAGGAAAACCCGCCACACAAGCTGGCGGGTTTTGTTTTTTTGTGGGGCCTGCCTCTGCTAACCTAACCTCTCCCGTCCGATGAGCGCGCCAGCGCGGGGCATTACACCATGAGCGGTTCCGGCTTGGCGTAATAAAACCCCTGCTGAAAGTCGAAACCTATGGTAAGCAACTGCGCGGCAAGCTCTGCATCTTCGACATGTTTGGCGACGGTTAAAATGTTCATCGAGTGAGAGATATTGTGGATGGACGAAACCACCGTGCGGGTGCTCAGCTTGTTTTTGGCCTGCTGCACCAACTGCCCATCCACCTTTAAGATATCCAGCCCCAGCTGTTCCAGATAGAGACAGTTGCCCAAGGAGCCCCCATAGTTGTCCAAGGCGGTCACAGCCCCGTGCTGCTTGACCTCAAACAAAAATTGGCTGCATACCTCCATATTGTTGATGAGGGTATTCTCATCAATCTCAAAACAGATCTGTTTGGCCCGTTTGGGGTGCGCGGCAAGTAGCGCCAGTAGGGCGGCACTGCTCGCTTTATCCTCCAGCGTTTTGGCCGATAAATTGATGCTGTAAATGCGCCCATCGCTATGTAATAAAAGATTATCTAAGGCCATTTTCAGCACTTTATAATCCAGATCCCCGGTTAATCCATGGCGCTCAGCGGTGGGCAAAAAGGCGTTGGGTGGATGGTGCTTCTCGCCATCGGGTAGGCGCATAAAAATTTCGTAGAGGGGTGGATGGTCCTGCATGGAGGGTGAGGGTACCATGCGCTGTGCCACCAAGGCCAACGGCTCTACCCCCAACACCCGGTGGAGGCGGCCAACCCAGTTGGTCTCTTCCTTGGTGGGTGTTTCAAGAAGGTTGCTCTCAACGGTACGGGTGCGGATGCACATGCGGCCATCATCCTTAGCTTGGAAAACCGCCGCATCCGCGGCTTGAAAGCTTTTTTCAAAGGGCACTTGAAAGTGGATCTCGCAGATGCCGATGGAAAAACCCAGGTTAAATTGTTGCCCCTCCCACAAAAAGCGATAATCTTGCACCTGTTCCAACAGCTTTTCCATCACCTTGACCCCGTCGGCTTGGCTACAGTCGGCCAAAAAAATGGTAAATTCATCGCCGCCGATGCGTGCGGCGTAGTCATATTTACGCACACATCCTTGGATCATGGTGGAAATCTGTTTTAACGCCATATCCCCGGCTTTGTGACCACAGGTATCGTTGATCGCTTTAAAGCGGTCTAGGTCGATGACACAAAGGCAGTGTACTTCATCGGCCTTCATGGCCTCCATGCTCTCGCGGCAGAGGTCGGCAAAGGCGTGGCGATTATATAAACCGGTGAGATGGTCGTGACGGGCTTGATAGCGAATCTTTTCGGACATGCGTTGCTGCTCAGTCACATCCTTAACCGTAATAATGGCCCCCAACACCACCCCTTCGCTGCTTTGTACAGGGGATAGGGTCGCGTCCAGCAGCAGATCATCGCCGTCGCTTTCCAGAACCACCATGGTGTTCATGGATTGGGGGGTGGCACTGCTCAACAGGGTTTTCAGATCCTCATGTAAGGGGGGGCTCTCCTCATCACGGGCGCGGGTGGGAAAAACCTGTTCCAACTGTTTGCCGATGAGTGACGCTGGCTTATGCCCCAGCAGGGCGCCAACCACCTTGTTGGCGTCCTGAATGTAGCCTTCGGTATCGGTGGTGATAACCCCATCAGCAATCGAAATGAGCGTGATTTGAGCCCGTTCCTTTTCATAATGAAGGGTGCTTTCGATGCCCATTACCCGGCGCATGGTGATGTAGCTGGTCAGCAAGACAACCAGCAATACCAGCAGCAATACCAGCAGTTGGCTGTGTAGATTGGTGCGGTAGGAGCTGATGGTAACCGCGGTGGCTTGGGTGATTTGGGTCTCTAGATGGGTTTGAAACTGCATAAAATGGTCAATGACTTGACCTTGGCCGGGTTGCACGGTATTAAACAGCTTGCGCCGAGCGGCGTCCCGCAGCGCGCTATCTTCGACCCATAGGGCGACTTCAATGACCTCCTGTAGGCTTTTGACTGTGGTAGGGATGACGTTGGTGCTTAGATCGTGGAGGATTCTCTTTTCGACCTGATCAAGGGGGAGTTTAAGCAGCTCACTGCGCAGGGTGATAAAGCGGTTGGCCAGTCCATCCAGCTCCATTTTACGACGGTCATTTTCAAACACATCGTTTTCATCCAGCATAACCGCGGCTATACGGGTGCGGGCGCGAATAACCTCCATTAATTCTGAGATAATGTGCATTTTATGCACGGTGGTCATGCTGCCTTGTAGGGTGCCAATCAACGCTTCTGATGTTTTATAGTTGTACCCCCACATGCCAACCATGACCGTGAGCAGCACAACAAACCCCCCCAGCAGTGGCACCATCACCTTGGATCGTCTAACCGCCATGCGGATATCCCCTCTTGGATCTTCACCGCGCTTCGGCTTGCCCCCCATGTGCGATGGGCGGAAAAAGCGAAGAGCGTGAAAGTTCCACCCCCCAATGATCATTTCACAAAGTTTCACTTTAGCGAATGTGGCACGCAGTTGCCACAAAACTAAAGAGTCGGCGGAAAAAAAGCTTTGTTTGGGCGGTATACTAAAAAACAGGTATCGAATGGCGATGAAGCGTCATGGGCCGAGCAAAAGGTTAGCCGTTCATTAAGGCAAGGGAGCAAACCGCAACAGGGGGGTGATGCATAACCCCATGGTTGATGGCGAAATGGAGAGGATTAAGGGGCGTGAATGGTTTGCAACCCATGCGCAAAGCGATAAACATGGGGCGTCATAGAGCTCTGCCCGTGCAAGCCAAAAGACCCGCATCAACAGGCTTCTGCGTATAGGTTTAGGAGCGGTCGGCGCAGTGCAACGGTTCCGTAAGCAAGCTTGGCCAATGTTTAAGTAGTTGATTAAGATCAGCATAGCGATGCAGTGCCACGTGAGCGCAGGCATGGCGCCCCATGGTGATGATGAAGGGTTGAATGTGGTTGCTAGATAGCGTGTGATCCAGACCAGTGATATAGTGTCTTTGTGGCACGCTAGCCAGTTGTTGGGCAAGGAGGTTAAACGCCTCCATGGTGCTCAAGCTTGGGGGCAGCTCTGAAGGGGGGGGCAGCTCTAAAGGGGGGGCGGCCTGCGGGGTAAAAATGCCATCGACACTCAAAAAACGGGTGACAGCGGGGCGTTTCGCGCTTAGCCAAGCCGCAGCGCTGGCACCACTGCCCACCCCAATGAGGTGGATCTGTGTGGCGCCAGCCGCATGTTGCAACCAATCTGTAGCGCGTAGTAGATCGGCCATGACCACATCATCAAGAGCGTGGCTGCTCCAATAGCGTGGTGCACAGTTGCGACGCTGTTGAGGGTTTTCTAGCACATATTGGCAAGGACGGGCCAGATAGGCCACATTGGGGTGTGGATCGACAGCCGCCAGGTAAAAGGCCATGGGGTGGTGCGGGGTCGGATCCTGGCTGAGTTGCCCCCCGCCTTGTTGCACAAATCCACTGGATTCCACATAAAGATGCAAGACAGCTCCGGGTGTTTCGGTACGCTGCCAACTGGCAAGATCAAAGGTTACCCCAGGCAGTAGGTGGTAGCTAAGCATGGCTTGACGGGCCATTTTATGCAGCCGGCTGGTGTAGGGGTTGCTCTGGCAACCGCTCAGCAGTAACCCGCCGAGCAGCAGGGTCGCCACATGACGCCGTATCGTTAGTGCCCTAGGGTAAAACATCGTCATATGGTTCCCTAGTTTGGGTTGAGGGGGGCGATGCCCTGGAAAAGCCCCGCTACGGAGCACTAACAATGTCCGACCCCTTGAACGTGTGCCGAGTAGGCGTCTGCGGCGGTTATGGGTACCATCCTGGACACGTTCGCGGTGCGGCCTAAATGGATTTTGGCTAAATAAATGACAGGTCTGAATGGGTGCCAAAATCCCTTAACAGAGGCCGTGGTGTTACAGGGGTGACGCCAATGGATGCAACATCGCCCGCTGAAAAAGTAACTTATAAAAGGGTGCCTCGACCACCACCGATTGTCCAACTGCACAAATGACATAAAGGAATGGGGATGAACATAGCATCTTGGTTGCCGTCGGATCAATCAATGGCGAGCGTGCTGACGCAGGGTGATATTGCCAGTCTGGGTTTGCCAAATACGCTGTTGGAGCTGCTGCAATCAACCCGGCTGGAGCGCACCAATGCTGCCGATGTGGTTGCCATTGTGGAGCGCTCGCCCGATCTGGCCCAGGCGGTATTGGATTGCACGGGAGAAAGTGAGCGGGGCTTGCATGGGGCGGTTGTGCAGATGGGCTTTAATGCGTTACGCGCAACCGCATTAGAACGTTTGATTTTTAAGCATTTTATCACGGTTCAACCCGCAAAAGAGAGCAGTTTTGATCGTATGACCCTATGGCGTCACAACCTATGGGTGGCCTGCGCGTGTCGCCACATTGCCAACCAGGTGGGTTATGGAGATTGTGAAGAAGCCTATATGACCGGCTTGCTGCATGACCTGGGTAAGCTGCTGATTGATGCCCTAGGTGCGATGGATTATGCCGCATTGCAAGAGATCTCTATGCGTACCGATTGGGATGGTGTGACCTATGAGCGCTCCCTACTGGGGGTGGGGCATGATGGGGTGGGTGCCCATACCCTGCATAAATGGGGCATGAACACGTCTGTGGTATTGGCGGTGGCGTTGCACCATAGCCGCTATCAGGCCAAGGAGATCGGCCAACAGGCCGCCCAGTTAACCGCCATTGTGCAGTTGGCGGATTTTTTAGCATGGATCCAAGGGTTGGGTTCTACAGTCCGTGGACAACACCCGGTATTACCACCCGAGGTGAGTCTCTATTTGCCCCTGAATCGCGCCGCGTATGCAACCATTGTGGAACAGGTTAATGGTGAGATAAAGCGGATCGCTGCCCATGATGGTATCGACTTTCCAGATAGCTTGACCTTTAACCGTAATCTGTTGGATGCAGGCATCTCCTTGGCCCGGGTAAACACAGAATTAAAATATGACAATAGGTTAAAATACCAGCCTAAGCTTGCCGCTGTACCCCTGCCTTCGCCTGTGCAAGAAACCCTGTTAGCACCACATAAAAGTTTGATAAAAAAAGAGATATTACATAATACGTTGGAATCTGTGTGTGCCGCTTTTCAGGTTAAGCGGGGTGTGGTTTTTCATGTAGATCCGGTTAAACGGTGCTTGGTTAATGAGGCCATCTACAGTACCGACAGTGACTTATTGATGCCCCTTAAGCATCTGCAAGAGATCCCCCTCAATGATGAGCCAAGCGCTTTTTTAGAGTGTTTACGGCAACGTAAGCAGTTTTTGTTAAGCGGTCAAACACCTTTAGAAAAACAGGTGCGCAATCAAATAGGGGCGCGACAGATGGCCCTAACCCCCATTGTGGGGCCTCAGCGAGCCTACGGTATAATCGCCCTGGATAATGGCCGGGATGGGGCGGATCTCAATCTTGCCGGTTTGGCCTCTCTTACCCAAGTAGCCCATGAGCTGGGTATGGCCCTGGAGCATGCGCAACAGCTACAGATCGCCAATCAAATGGCTCACCGGGATGCGTTGACCAAACTCTATAACCGTGGCCGCATTGATGAGATTGTCCAAGAGGCTTTTCAGCAAGTGCAGCAGCAGGGTGGGGAGCTCTCTGTGGCCATGTTGGATGTGGACTTTTTTAAAAAATTTAATGACACCTTCGGTCACCAGATGGGGGACAATGTGCTCAAGTTGGTGGCGGCGGTGTTAAAAAAACTCACCCGAGGCAACGGTTCGGTGGGGCGCTATGGCGGGGAGGAGTTTATTGTGGTGCTGCGCGATACCGATTACCGCGAAGCCGCCCGCTACTGCGAGCGTATCCGTTTGGCGATCTGTCAGGTGGGCGAAGCCATGGCACGGCGCTACGCAGGGCGTCCCCTAAGCATTAGCATAGGTGTCACCTGTTACGATGCCAGTTTGGTCAGCAAAGATGAAATGGTCAGGTTGGCCGACCGAGCGCTCTATATGGCCAAAGATGGGGGGCGCAATCAGGTTATCGGCTTAAAACCGGGCGGGTGATTACCATGCGTAACTGGCCAGCGGATTGATACCGTCATGGAGGTTGGAACCACCCCCCTGGTAGAGGGTTTCAATGGTCAGCAGTTGCGCAAAACCAGCAGCCTGCAACTGTTTGGCCAGCAGCGGCTTGCAGTTGATACAGCGTATATGGCCATCCCCCGTACCAATATGCTGAGCGAGCAATAAAAACATGCCCAAAGCACCACTATCCAAATGGGTGACCTGCAAACAGTCTATTATATAGTGCCAGTGGTTGGGATGATCTTTATAACTGGCCCGAAAAGATGGGTAGTGTCGGTTGGAAAAATCCCTCGGCAGGCAGATGGTAAGACGATCATTCTCAATGCGGGCTATACATTCGAGCATGAAAGGCCTCCCTAAAAAAAGGGTGGTTAAAGACAATAAGTATTTACAATATGTTGTATTCAAAATTTGAATGCAAGGAAATAGATCAAGGAGTCTGTATATTAGTTATTAATTAACATATTTTATTTGTTTTATTAGCCGCCATAGAGATTGGGTTTGAGGCGAATGGGTTTGGTGGGGGGTAATTTTTCATCATGTACGGTTAGGTTTAGCTTTGCCAGCATGGGGTCATTGACGCAGCGTTTACCCCAGCGCAGCACGGTCTCTTCATCCAGAAAATTATGGGCGATGGCATAATCAAGGATCTGTCCTAAGATGTGTAGTCGATCCAAGTCCAGTATTTCTGGTGTAATTTCTTTTAATGTTGGCACGCTGGCTTGCACGGGGGGGGGTGGCTGTCTGGGGGGTTCGGGTTGGGGGGTGGTGAGCAGGTGCTGGGCAACGCGGATTGCGCCTCTGCCGGAGGGTGCATCTTCACGGGCGGAGGCTTTTTTTTGATCTTTAAGCTGCTTGGTTGCCTGCATCAGCTTTTTACGGGCACGCTCTTCCTGTTTAAGCCGTTTGGCGGCGGACAGTAGTTTCTCTTTGGCCCCTTTTTTCTTTTTTTTTGCCATGCCTTTACTCCCTATCCCCATCGCGCTGCGACGCTTTTTTTGAGAGGCGCTTTGTCATAAGAATGTCACACTGATTATCAAGCCAATGGCGGGTAGAGGCAATCAAATTTACGAGCAAAGGAACGATTCCGAGCCTGCTTGAGATCGGGGTGCTAAGGTGTCGGCATTAAGGCCGCTGTGAGTCATTAAAAATCGCTTCGTAAAGGGCCATTTCGCGAGCGGCAATAACCGGCAAAGAGACCTCTTGCAGGGCATAGTGGCGGGCTTGTTGGCCTAAGCTTTGGCGCTGTGCTTGGTTAGGGAGTAGCTGTTGTAGGGCGTGGCGGATGCTGGCAGAGTCGGTTTGGCAGAGCCAGCCATTGTTGCCATGCATCACCACATCACGATTGCCCGGTGCGTCCGAGGCCAGTACTGGCGCACCGCAAGCCATGGCCTCTAAGAGTGCTTTGGGGTGGCCCTCTTGCAAAGAGGGCAGCACGAACAGGTCGCACTGTTGATAAAAATCCACCAAAGCGCGATGGGGTAGGGCACCATGAAAGGTAACGGAGAGAGCCTGTTGGGCGACAAACTGCTGCAAGGTTTCTAACTGTTCCCCTTGACCAATAAGATCCAAATGGAGCTTGGGCAGACCGATCATTGCCTGGAGCAGCGCCAGAATATTTTTCTCAGGGTGTAGACGCCCCACCAGCAGCAAGCGCTGGGTTGTGGCATTCTGTTGGACACGGGGCGCGGGTTGAAAGAGGTCGCAATCCACATAGTTGGGTTGCACAAAGATTTTTTGCGGGTCAATCCCATAGCGCTGTTGCAGCAGGCTATGCATATGGGGGGTGGTGACCACCGCCCGATGAGCGCCATGGAAGGCTCGGTGTTCGCGACTAAAGGCTCGGACTCTGGCCAGGGAGGCCGCACCATGGTGCAGTGCGGCAAATTCGCTGAGCAAATAGCCGCAGCGGGTTATGGATTTTTGCTTAAAGTGATTGGCCAGCGACAAACCAAGCAGGGCGCTGCTCAATTGATTGCTTTTAAAGAGAACATGGCCCCGTTGCCACCCCCGCCAAGGCATTTTAAGCCAGCGCTGATAGTGCCAAGGGCGTAATCCCCAGCGGTTACAGAGAATATGCATACCCGGCACCTGTGGGCGAAAATCCAGCTCATGGCGGTTGCCGTCGGAGAGTAGGGTAATAGAACGCAAATGGGGTTGCATGGCGCGGTAAAGGGCCAACTCACGCTCCAGCATGCCCTTTTGTGCCCAGCTTTGCAGGGGTACCCTTTCTGAGAGCAGCAACACCAGATCAATCTGACGGCAGGTGAGCATAAGCGTGGCCATGGGGGGTAAAAGGGCTAAAAGTCTCCCTGTTATACCGGTAATGGTTGGGGAGGCGCAAACAGAAAGGCCGGGATCTTGACGATCCCGGCCTTAACATGATCCGTGGGGGGCGGGCGACTTAGGCGTGGGCCGCCAACCAGCGCTCCGCTTCAATGGCGGCCATACAACCGGTGCCTGCGGCGGTGATGGCTTGGCGGAAGACGGTATCTTGTACATCCCCAGCGGCAAACACCCCTTCAATATTCATGGCGGTAGAGCCGGGTTTGGTAACCAGATAGCCATTGGCATCTTTATCCAACTGGTCGCCAAAGATTTCGGTATTGGGGCGGTGGCCAATGGCAATAAAACAGCCCGTAACGGTCAGTTCAGAAAGCGCACCGGTCTTCACATTTTTAATGCGTACGCCGGTTAGGCCGCCCTTGTTGGGATCGCCCAACATTTCGTCGGGCACGCTATCCCAAACGGGGATGATGTTCTCTTTGGCAAACATGTGATCTTGCATGATCTTTTCGGCGCGCAGTGCATCGCGACGGTGGATCAAGTAGACCTTGTTGCAAATGTTGGAAAGATAGAGCGCCTCTTCCACCGCCGTATCCCCACCACCAACCACACAGACATCTTGGTTTTTAAAGAAAAAGCCATCACAGGTGGCACAGGCAGAAACACCAAAACCGTTGAGCTTTTTCTCCGATTCCATACCCAACCAACGGGCTGAAGCACCGGTAGAGATAATCAGCGCGTCACAGGTGTAAACATCGCCACTGTCACAGTTCAGGGTAAAGGGGCGCTTGCTCAGGTCAGCGTGCATAACTGTGTCAAAAATCACCTCGGTATTAAAGCGCTCCGCTTGGGCCTGCATACGCTGCATGAGCTCAGGCCCCTGGATGCCATCCGCAAAGCCGGGATAGTTATCCACATCGGTGGTGATGGTGAGCTGCCCACCGGGTTGTAACCCCTGAATCACAACAGGGCTAAGATTGGCGCGAGCTGCGTAGATGGCCGCCGTAAAACCAGCGGGACCAGAGCCGAGAATGATCAGTTTGTGGTGCTTGGCTTCAGACATGGATTTCTGCTCCAAATAAGACATCAGCTGTTTATTTTAAGGGTTTAATGCAAAAATAACCCGTGGTTGACGTACTAGGTTAATTTTGTTTGGCCCAGCGGACCAAAAACAGTGTCCGGATGTTGTATGGTGTGAATATAACCACATCCTTATCCAATAGCAAATAAAGGATGATTGGGGTATAATCCCTGCTCCTTTATAACAACATGATAAACAAGGAAAACAGTGTGGGTATCACCATTTACAACACCCTTGGACGCAAAAAAGAACCATTTGTTCCCATGATTCCCGGAAAAGTGGGCATGTATGTGTGCGGCGTAACCGTCTATGACTACAGCCACATTGGTCATGCACGGGTGATGGTGGTATTTGATGTAATCGCCCGGCATCTGCGGGTAACGGGCTTTGACCTTACCTATGTGCGCAATTTTACCGACATTGACGATAAAATTATTAAGCGGGCCAATGAACGGGGCGAATCAATCCAAACCCTTACCCAACGCTATATCGACGCCTTTCACCAAGATATGGCGGCGCTTGGGGTGCAACCGGCGGATATTGAACCAAAAGCCACCGAGCATCTGCCCGAGATGATGCAAATGATCGGTACTTTGATGGATAAAGGGGTGGCTTACGCCAGTGGCGGCGATGTCTATTATGCGGTGGAGCGCTTTGCCAACTATGGGCAACTCTCTGGCAAGGTGCTGGATGAGCAAGAGGCTGGTGCACGGGTCGAGGTAGACAGCAATAAACAGAACCCCATGGATTTTGTCTTATGGAAAGGGGCTAAGCCGGAAGAGCCGCAGTGGGACTCCCCTTGGGGTGCGGGCCGTCCCGGTTGGCACATTGAGTGTTCGGCCATGGGTACCAAATATCTGGGTGCATCGTTTGATATTCATGGCGGCGGGCGGGATCTGATCTTTCCCCACCATGAAAATGAGATTGCCCAAACCGAAGGGTGTACCGGCCAACATGCGGTGAACTACTGGATCCACAATGGCTTTGTCAATGTGGTCAATGAAGAGGGGGAGTCTGAAAAGATGTCCAAGTCATTGGGCAACTTTCACACCATACGGGATCTGTTGGCCCTCTATCCGGGTGAGGTGCTGCGCTTTTTTATTTTAAACAGTCACTACCGCAGCCCACTGGATTTTAGTTTCTCACTGCTAGAGGCGGCCAAGGCGGGTCTGGACCGTATTTATACCGCCCTGCGCAGTGCCCAAGCGCTGCTGGGCAAGCTGCCCGGTACACCCATTGGAGAGCCCGCCGATGTGCCCGCCGGTGCCCCCCAAGATTTGGTGGAAAACTACCTCAAAGCGATGGATGACGATTTTAATACCCCACAAGCCATCGCTTTTCTGTTTGAGGCCGCCAAAATGCTGAATACCGCCATCAGCGAACAGAAAGATCCCGCTGTCATTGCCACGTGGGCCCGTTTGATCCGGGGTTTGGGGCATCATTTGGGCTTAGCGGGTCAAGATCCCGAGCTCTGGTTCCGCAGCGGCATAGGGGCAGAACAAGGTCTGCAAGCCGAGGCGATCGAGGCGCTCATTGCAGAGCGTAGCGCGGCACGGGCTGCCAAAAATTGGGCAGAGTCCGACCGTATTCGCGACACCCTCGCCCAACAGGGTATCGTGCTGGAAGATGGCCAACACGGGACACAATGGAGCCGTAAATGAGCGACGAGACAAAGATCCATGGGGTCAACCCGGTGCAGGCGTTGCTGGAGAGTGGGCGTCCCGTCTCGTCGCTGTGGGTGCTTAAAGGGCGGCACGGCAAGCGGGTTGAGGAGATGATTGAGGGCTTTCGTGCGCGGGGTGTGCCGATTCAATTTTGTGAGCGCACCGCCATGGATCGCATGGCCGACGGGGGGGCACATCAAGGGGTTATTGCCCGGTGTGCCCCCCGCGAGGCGATGAGTTGGGATGATCTGCTGGATGTGGTGGAGAAGGCCAAACAGCCGCTGTTGGTGATTCTGGACGGGGTGGAAGATCCCCATAATCTTGGGGCGATTATGCGCAGTGCCGAGGCCTTTGGGGCTTTGGCGGTTATTTTACCCAAAGACCGCACAGCACCTTTAAATGCGGGGGCGATTAAAGCCTCGGCAGGGGCGGCGGAGCGGCTCGATCTGATTCGAGTCACCAATCTGGCCCGCGCCATTGAGCAGTTGCAGCAGCGCAATGTGTGGGTGATCGGACTGGCGGGTGAGGCGGGGGCACCCCTTATTGGTACGCTGGATTGCAAAGGGCCTTTGGCGTTGGTGATGGGCAATGAGGGCAGCGGTCTACGCCGCCTGACCCGGGAGCGCTGCGACCAACTGGCCGCTATCCCCATGGGGGGTGGTGTGGGTTCGCTCAATGTCTCGGTCGCCACCGGGGTGGCCCTCTACGAGGTGCTTAGACAGCGTGCAGGCTAGGTAAAAGCCGCAAGGTTTGCTTAACAAGGCGTTAGCCCGGACAACAGGAATCGCATGCGTTGGGTGTTGCGTATCATGAGAGTTCCAACTTTCAATAGCTTTCATGAAAAATCTAGGCTAGGCCAAAACCACCGCCGTCATTGCTGCCATGGTTTACGGGATTATCCTACCATTTTCTAGCACCGGTGTGAGGATCATGCCCCCCATTCACGCACCAAGACCACCAGCGCTGAGCGGAGCACACGTCCAACAAGGCTTTGAGCTTGCCCGCTAATCTGTACATGACCCACCAGCTTGATGGGGGGAGGAAGACCTTCGAGGTGTATGATAATCCGGAAAAAACCACCTTGGGGCACCAAATTTTGACCCGATACCCGCACCGGAATTTCACCGCCATAGAGAGTCGCCAAGGCTGGGTCTGTCAGCACCTTAACGGGATTGCGATCCATGGTGTGAATGGTGCCCACCATGCTAGCCTGATCCAGACTGTAGGGTATGAAGCGGACAGCGTCACCCTCGTGAATCCGCTCCAGGTCATCTTCCGCCACGTAGGCTGTGGCAATGGTCGCGCCGTCCGCGCGGATTAGGGCCAATTGCTGCCTGGGCGACAGCCAAGCGCCGACTTGCAGATCTGGTAATGGATCAAGAAAAAGCCCACTATGGGGAGCCGTTACAGTCAGGCGCTCCGCCTCGGCATCCAACCCCGCTTTCTCAGAATCAAGACGCGCCAACTCTTCTGTGAGGGCAGACAAACGCTCTCGGCCAAAAAGGTCAAGCTTAACCGCCTCTAC
Protein-coding sequences here:
- a CDS encoding EAL domain-containing protein → MAVRRSKVMVPLLGGFVVLLTVMVGMWGYNYKTSEALIGTLQGSMTTVHKMHIISELMEVIRARTRIAAVMLDENDVFENDRRKMELDGLANRFITLRSELLKLPLDQVEKRILHDLSTNVIPTTVKSLQEVIEVALWVEDSALRDAARRKLFNTVQPGQGQVIDHFMQFQTHLETQITQATAVTISSYRTNLHSQLLVLLLVLLVVLLTSYITMRRVMGIESTLHYEKERAQITLISIADGVITTDTEGYIQDANKVVGALLGHKPASLIGKQLEQVFPTRARDEESPPLHEDLKTLLSSATPQSMNTMVVLESDGDDLLLDATLSPVQSSEGVVLGAIITVKDVTEQQRMSEKIRYQARHDHLTGLYNRHAFADLCRESMEAMKADEVHCLCVIDLDRFKAINDTCGHKAGDMALKQISTMIQGCVRKYDYAARIGGDEFTIFLADCSQADGVKVMEKLLEQVQDYRFLWEGQQFNLGFSIGICEIHFQVPFEKSFQAADAAVFQAKDDGRMCIRTRTVESNLLETPTKEETNWVGRLHRVLGVEPLALVAQRMVPSPSMQDHPPLYEIFMRLPDGEKHHPPNAFLPTAERHGLTGDLDYKVLKMALDNLLLHSDGRIYSINLSAKTLEDKASSAALLALLAAHPKRAKQICFEIDENTLINNMEVCSQFLFEVKQHGAVTALDNYGGSLGNCLYLEQLGLDILKVDGQLVQQAKNKLSTRTVVSSIHNISHSMNILTVAKHVEDAELAAQLLTIGFDFQQGFYYAKPEPLMV
- a CDS encoding diguanylate cyclase translates to MNIASWLPSDQSMASVLTQGDIASLGLPNTLLELLQSTRLERTNAADVVAIVERSPDLAQAVLDCTGESERGLHGAVVQMGFNALRATALERLIFKHFITVQPAKESSFDRMTLWRHNLWVACACRHIANQVGYGDCEEAYMTGLLHDLGKLLIDALGAMDYAALQEISMRTDWDGVTYERSLLGVGHDGVGAHTLHKWGMNTSVVLAVALHHSRYQAKEIGQQAAQLTAIVQLADFLAWIQGLGSTVRGQHPVLPPEVSLYLPLNRAAYATIVEQVNGEIKRIAAHDGIDFPDSLTFNRNLLDAGISLARVNTELKYDNRLKYQPKLAAVPLPSPVQETLLAPHKSLIKKEILHNTLESVCAAFQVKRGVVFHVDPVKRCLVNEAIYSTDSDLLMPLKHLQEIPLNDEPSAFLECLRQRKQFLLSGQTPLEKQVRNQIGARQMALTPIVGPQRAYGIIALDNGRDGADLNLAGLASLTQVAHELGMALEHAQQLQIANQMAHRDALTKLYNRGRIDEIVQEAFQQVQQQGGELSVAMLDVDFFKKFNDTFGHQMGDNVLKLVAAVLKKLTRGNGSVGRYGGEEFIVVLRDTDYREAARYCERIRLAICQVGEAMARRYAGRPLSISIGVTCYDASLVSKDEMVRLADRALYMAKDGGRNQVIGLKPGG
- a CDS encoding STAS domain-containing protein, which translates into the protein MLECIARIENDRLTICLPRDFSNRHYPSFRASYKDHPNHWHYIIDCLQVTHLDSGALGMFLLLAQHIGTGDGHIRCINCKPLLAKQLQAAGFAQLLTIETLYQGGGSNLHDGINPLASYAW
- a CDS encoding glycosyltransferase family 4 protein, producing the protein MLTCRQIDLVLLLSERVPLQSWAQKGMLERELALYRAMQPHLRSITLLSDGNRHELDFRPQVPGMHILCNRWGLRPWHYQRWLKMPWRGWQRGHVLFKSNQLSSALLGLSLANHFKQKSITRCGYLLSEFAALHHGAASLARVRAFSREHRAFHGAHRAVVTTPHMHSLLQQRYGIDPQKIFVQPNYVDCDLFQPAPRVQQNATTQRLLLVGRLHPEKNILALLQAMIGLPKLHLDLIGQGEQLETLQQFVAQQALSVTFHGALPHRALVDFYQQCDLFVLPSLQEGHPKALLEAMACGAPVLASDAPGNRDVVMHGNNGWLCQTDSASIRHALQQLLPNQAQRQSLGQQARHYALQEVSLPVIAAREMALYEAIFNDSQRP
- the trxB gene encoding thioredoxin-disulfide reductase, which gives rise to MSEAKHHKLIILGSGPAGFTAAIYAARANLSPVVIQGLQPGGQLTITTDVDNYPGFADGIQGPELMQRMQAQAERFNTEVIFDTVMHADLSKRPFTLNCDSGDVYTCDALIISTGASARWLGMESEKKLNGFGVSACATCDGFFFKNQDVCVVGGGDTAVEEALYLSNICNKVYLIHRRDALRAEKIMQDHMFAKENIIPVWDSVPDEMLGDPNKGGLTGVRIKNVKTGALSELTVTGCFIAIGHRPNTEIFGDQLDKDANGYLVTKPGSTAMNIEGVFAAGDVQDTVFRQAITAAGTGCMAAIEAERWLAAHA